The Candidatus Binataceae bacterium nucleotide sequence GGCAGAAGGGTGAAAACAGCGATGCGACGAAGACTGAGTAGCGTCGGCTTCGCGGCGCTCTTGATGGTCATCCCGCTTCTGGCCGGATGTGGCTATCACTTTGCCGGCTCAGGTGAGGCGCTGCCGGGTGGCGCGAAGACGATCTACGTCGATAAGTTCACCAACAAGACGCGCTTCACGGGGCTCAACGACCAGTTCATGCGCTACATGAAGGACGAAATCGCGCTCCACGATCGATTGCAGGTCGTTGACAGTCCGTCACAGGCCGACTTGATCCTGACCGGTTCGATCAACTCCGCCGATACGCTGCCCAGCTCTTTCAACTCTGCGCTCGAACCGACGATCTACGATCAAACCATGATGATCTCGGCGCGGCTCAAAGATACGCGTGAAAACAAAATCGTGTGGCAGACTCGCGGTGTAACCGGCCTGCAACATGCGCCAGTGGTAGCGCAGTCTATAACCACGACGACGCCAAGCTTCCTCAAACAGAACCTGCGTGGCGGCGACTATGCGCAAATGCAGGACATCCAGGTGGCAGATACGCAGACCTCGTTCTACCAGGGGGCGCTGATGCAACAGATCGCGCAGAACCTGTACTCGCAGATGGCCGAGGGCTTCTAACGCCCCATGCCCGTCGAAAACGCGCTCGCGTTTTTTCGATCGATAAACACCCGGAAGCTGCCGCCGGTCATCCTGATTTTCGGACCGCATGCGTTCCTGCGCGAGTATGCGCTCGACCTGGTGGCGCGCCGGCTCGCCGCCGAGGGTTTCAAGTATCGATCTTTCCAAATCGGCAGCGGCAGTGACTACGGCGAAGTTTTGAGCGAGATACGCGAGCCCGACCTGTTCGCGGCAAAGAAACTCGTCGCATGCCGCGTCCTGCGCTCGCGGCGCGAAAAAGCCGACGAGGGCGATTCTACTGATGGCGCGGAAACGAAGCGCGGCGGCTCCGACGAGAATGCGCTCGCCGAAGCAGTCGCAGATACGCGCGGCCCGAATCATCTCGTGCTGCTCTACGAGCGCGACAACGCCGCCGCGAAAGTCAGACGCGCAGCGGAAGCCTCGGGCCTGCTTGTCAATTGCATGCGGCCCTTTGACAATCAGCTCGATCAATACGTACAGGCCTTCGCGCAGTCGGTAGGACTTCGCCTCGCGCCGGGAGCTGTCGATCTTTTGATCTCCAGACATGCTTCCGATCTTGCCGCGATCGCCAACTCAGTCGAGAAGGCGCGCATCTTCGCGGCGGAGGGCAAGCCGATCCAGGCCGCCGATCTGGACGAGCAGGGCGCGCGCCGGATGCCCGAGGCGTTCGAGCTGGCCGAGAGCATCTCGCGCGGGCGCACCACGATGGCGCTCGCGCAATTGCAGCGCTCGTTGGCTCTTGGGCGCGACGTGTTCGAGATTCTCGCGGTCGAAGTGATTCCGCTGCTACGCCGCATGATGATAGCGGCAACGATGTCCAAGGCACGGCGCTCGAGCGGTGAGATCGCGTCGGCGCTGGGTCTCCCGCCGCAGAGCGGTCTCGCCATGCGAGCGACCGAAGGTGCCCGACGCCTCGGCCTCGATGCGATCGAGCGCGCCTACTGGCGCGCGTGCACGATGGACGCGGATTTCAAGAACGGCGAGCTGCGCGAGCGCGACGAGGCGCTGGCTGGACTGGTTCTGGAACTGACGGGAGCAGGCGCTGGGGATCGTTGAGCCGAAATCTAAAGGATCAGAAGAAGATCACCACAAAGACACGAAGGACACTAAGATCCTTGCTTCTGACCTTAGTGTCCTTGGTGCCTTCGTGATGATCTTTTAATTTGCTGTTTTCGCGAACTTGCGATGGAGACTCGCCGACAGGCGGGCCACTTTGCGACTGGCAGTATTGGGGTGGATCGTCCCGCTGCTCGCAGCTTTATACAGCACTTTGGTCGCCTGCTTGAGCTGGGCGCGCGCCTTGGCCTCGTCGCTGCCTTCGATCGCGACCTGGGCGTCCTTGGCGGCGGAGCGCGCGCGGCTGCGGACGAGGCGATTTTGCTCCGCGCGTTTAAGGTTCTGACGATGGCGCTTCTGCGCCGACGGATGAACTGGAATATGCGGCATAACCCTTTTTAATTAACAGCGCCCGCTGGGTGGGTCAATATGGGTGGCGCGGATCGCGCTTCCGATGGCCGCAACTACTGAGAATATTCATGTGAGAGAATATTCATAACAGCAATTCAGATTTATCATGGACATTGCCGAGCGATAGTCAGGCTCGTTTGCGTTTCACTTGCTGCCACAGCTTTTCGATTTCACGCGGCTTCATTCGCTTTAAATTGAGCTTCTTCGATTTTGCGAGTTCTGCCAGCGCATCGAAGCGGTCGATAAATTTTTCGCAGGCCCGGCGCAGCGTCTCTTCGGCGTTGTGCGCGATGAAGCGGGGCGCGTTCGCCAGCGCGAGCATCATGTCGCCGAGCTCCATCCCAGCCGCCTTTTCGTCGCCGCGCTTCAGCGCGTCCTCGACTTCGGCGAGTTCTTCGCGGACCTGCTCCAGCACGCCGTGGATATTTGGCCAGTCCATTCCGCGCCGGCGCGCTTTTTCGCCGAGCTTCTCCGCGCGCATCAAGGAGGGCAAGCCGTGTCCCGTTCTCTTCAAACCCTTTGGCCGGCCCTTTGCCGCTGCTTCTTTCTCCTTGATGCGCTCCCAGTTCTCGATCACCTTTGCGACGGTCACCGCCTTGCCGTTGGCGAAAACATGCGGATGCCGCCGCACGAGCTTCACCTGGGCCTCAGCGAGGACCGATGCGATGTCGTATTTCGATTGCTCGCCGAGAATCTCAGCGACGTAGAGGGTTTGTACGATGAGGTCGCCGAGCTCCTCGGCGGCGTCGCCCTTGTCGCCTGAGCTGATGGCGTCCACTGTTTCGTAGGCTTCTTCGAGCATGTGCCGCGTCGTATCGCGCAGCCGCAACGCGCGATCCCAGGGGCATTTCTTGCGCAGCTCGTGAACCGTCTCAATCAACTCGGCGAACCTGCTCGCCGCATCATTCTTCGATCGTCGGGCCATCGGGCGAAGTTTAACATGGTTCACGCACGAATCGCGCGCGGATAGAATTTTTTCACGAGGTCGTCATGAGAATTATCGACATCGGCGTTCCGCTCGAAGCTGCTCCCGTCGCGCCCTGGACGTATCGATTCAAACGCGTCGAGCACGACGAAGGGGCGCGCGCGATGCTCAAGTTGTTCAAGGGCTCGGCGGTCGGCGACTATCCAGAATCGATGGGACTTGGATGGGAAACGATCACGCTCACCGGTCACGCGGGGAACCATATCGATGCGCCGTGGCATTTCGGTCCGCTATGCGAAGGGCGTCCGGCACGCACGATCGATCAGATCCCGCTCGAATGGTGCTACGGACCGGGCGTGCGGCTCGACTTTCGCCATCGCCAGGGCGAAGACATTACCATCGAGGACATCGAGCGCGAGCTGGAGCATATCGATTATCGTCTGAAGCCGCTCGATATCGTGCTGCTGTGGACGGGCGCCGACGAGTTTATCGAAGACGTCCACGAATACACGCGGCGGCAGGCCGGCCTCTCGGTTGAAGGGCAGCATTACCTGCTCGACCACGGCGTCAAGCTGATCGGAATCGACGGAATTGCGATGGACGTGTCGTTCGCGACGATGCAGCGCGCGTTTCGCGAGGGCCAGCCCGATCCGTTTTTTCCGGCGCACTTCGTGGGCCGCGCGCGCGAGCATCTTCATATGGAGAAGCTCGCCAACCTCGGCGCAATCCCATATCCGCACGGATTTATCGTGAGCGCGCTGCCGATCAAGATCACCGGCGCGAGCGCGGGATGGGTGCGGCCGGTTGCGATCGTCGAGGACTGATTGTTACGCCGAGATGATCGGCGACAGCACCTTGTCAGTCAGGAAGCTCGAAAGATCCTGCAGCACTTCGGCGGTGATCTCGTGGCCGCAATCGTACTCCTTGAACTGTACCGGGACGCGAAGCTCGCGCAGCGTTTCGATTGAGGCACGCGCGCGCGTAATTTCGATCATGTCGTCGGCACGGCCGTGCTGCACCAGCGTCGGCAGCACTTCGAGCGCGGCTGGATCGCCAGCTTCCTCTTTAATCTCCGGCGGCAGGAAAGTTGAGAGCCCCACCAGCGCGGCGAAGCGCGTTGGATTCCTGAGCGCGATGCGATACGCCATCATCCCGCCCTGGCTGAAGCCGAGCAGCACGGTCTTGCGCTTGTCGATCGGATAGCGCGCGAACGCTTCGTTGATAAACTCGGTCGCGGCCTTGCGCGCATCCTCGATCGCGACCCGGTCGGGCGTCCCGCCCATCCGAATCGGGAACCATGCGTAGCCGCGCGTCGGTCCGATCGGCACTTCGAGCGGTCCTTGCGGACAGATGACCATGAACTGGCCGTCGGCGATGTACGGGGCGAGGCCGAGCAGGTCGAGCGCGTTGGCGCCGAAGCCATGCATCGCGATGATCGTGGGATGGGGACCCGGACCCGACGGTTCGTGCAGCGTATGGATCAGGCGCATCGAAGTGGTCTCCTCGGCCAGCAGATGCGGCATCATAGTCGCGTCGGGACCGATGTGAAAAGTCGCCGTGGTGCGAGGCTGTTCATCGCGCGCCCACAAATCGGTATCTTACTCGCGCCGGAGCGAGCACTTTTGGTGAAGATTTACGAAGGGTGGCTGAGTTGATGCTTCTTGAAAACAAGGAGCCAAGTGCGCTAGCGCGGCCGTGGCGCTCATGGCTGGCGATACTGCTCGGCCTCATTGCGTTCGCAGCGGCAGCGCCGCCGGGGCCGGTGACGGGCAATTTCGCGGGCCTGATTTCAGGAGTCATCCTGCTTGCGATTCTTTCCTACGCGTACGCGACCACGGTCCGGCCGCTTTCGAGCGACATGGTCAATGCGATCGCGATCCTGGTTGCGATCGCGCTGGTCAAGCTGGTTCTGCTCAATCTTTTTCCCGGCTTCCGCGTCGACGTGGGCACCTATGAATCGTGGGCGCTGCAGATCGCGGACCACGGGCCCGCGCAGACATACCAGTCCGGATATTTTCTCGATTACCCGCCCGGCTACCTGTACATGCTGTGGGTCTGCGGCCTCGTCGCGCATGCCGTCAATGCCTCGGGCGACGTCCTCGACATCATCGTAAAAAGCCCGCCGCTCATCGCGGATTTCGCGCTCGCGCTCGCGATTTACATCTACGTGAAGCGCGGTCCGCGTGCGCAGTTCGCCGTGCTCGCGATGCTGATGGTCGCGCTCAATCCCGCGCTCCTATACGACACGATCGTCTGGGGGCAGAGCGACTCGATTCTCACGCTGACGACGATTCTCACCCTGATTGCGATTCTGGCCGAGCGCTTCGAGCTGGCATGGGCGGTCGCGGCGCTCTCGGTGCTGATCAAGCCGCAGGGGTTGATGATCCTGCCGATGCTGGCGCTCTGGACGATGCTCGAGACGCCGTTCATGACGTGGGTGTCGTCGGCCGCAGCGTTCATCGGCGCGTTCTTTATCGGTATCGCGCCCTTCCAGATCGGTCACGAATGGAACTGGATCATCAAGCTCTATACTTCGACGGCAGCCTATTATCACGAAACCTCCGTCAACGCCTTCAACCTGATGGCGTTGATTGGCGGCCTGCGCAGCAACGACGGCGACACTATCGGCGGCGTTTCATACTTCGCGCTGGGGATGAGCCTGCTGATTCCGCTCTATGCCTATATCGCGTGGATCGTCGCGCGCACGCGCAACGCAGAGCGGCTCTTCTATGCCGCGTTCATCGCAGTGTTTGGCTTCTTCATGGTCGCGCCGCGGATGCATGAGCGTTACGTGATCCCCGCGGTCGTGCTCGCGATCCCGCTCGCGCTCGAATCGACCGAGATGATGATCGTGTTCGGGCTTGTAACCGTAACGGGATGCTTCAACCTCGCCTACGTCCTGCACACGCTGACGACGGTCGTGTTCCTCAACGGCCGCGACGGGCTCGCGATGTTCGCGTCCGTGCTGAACGTAATCGCGCTGGGCATCGCAGTTTACTATGGCGTGACCCTTCTGCAGGCCAAGGGCGGAGCCCAGGAAGGCGCACTGCTGCAAGCGCTGCGCCGGATGGGCGAGAAGGCCCGCGAGAAAGCCGCGCTGGAGGTTTCCGACAACGCGGAGCCGAGCGCGCCGCTTGAATGGCTGCGGGTCGACACTATCGTGACCGCGGCAATGCTCGTGGTCGCCGGTTTCACGCGCTTCTGGCGTCTCGCGACGCCGCCCGAGATTGTTTTCGACGAGGTTCATTTCGTCGCGCAGGCGCGCCACTACCTGCGTTCCGAGTCGTTTCTCGATCCCCATCCGCCGCTGGCGAAGATGGTGATCGCGCTGGGAATCTACCTGTTCGGCGACCATTCCTGGGGATGGCGCGTCGGCAATGCGACGCTCGGCACGCTGCTGGTGGGGATCACTTATTTATTGGTGCGCAGGATGTCGCGATCGCGGCTGGCGGCGGGGCTGGCGGCGCTATTCATAATGATCGATGGACTTTACCTGGTCGATTCCCGTATCGGCGTGATCGATATCGTCTATTTGACCTGCGCGGCATTTGCCTACTGGCTATTCTTCGTTTTTGTCGATA carries:
- a CDS encoding alpha/beta fold hydrolase; its protein translation is MWARDEQPRTTATFHIGPDATMMPHLLAEETTSMRLIHTLHEPSGPGPHPTIIAMHGFGANALDLLGLAPYIADGQFMVICPQGPLEVPIGPTRGYAWFPIRMGGTPDRVAIEDARKAATEFINEAFARYPIDKRKTVLLGFSQGGMMAYRIALRNPTRFAALVGLSTFLPPEIKEEAGDPAALEVLPTLVQHGRADDMIEITRARASIETLRELRVPVQFKEYDCGHEITAEVLQDLSSFLTDKVLSPIISA
- the lptE gene encoding LPS assembly lipoprotein LptE, coding for MRRRLSSVGFAALLMVIPLLAGCGYHFAGSGEALPGGAKTIYVDKFTNKTRFTGLNDQFMRYMKDEIALHDRLQVVDSPSQADLILTGSINSADTLPSSFNSALEPTIYDQTMMISARLKDTRENKIVWQTRGVTGLQHAPVVAQSITTTTPSFLKQNLRGGDYAQMQDIQVADTQTSFYQGALMQQIAQNLYSQMAEGF
- the mazG gene encoding nucleoside triphosphate pyrophosphohydrolase, giving the protein MARRSKNDAASRFAELIETVHELRKKCPWDRALRLRDTTRHMLEEAYETVDAISSGDKGDAAEELGDLIVQTLYVAEILGEQSKYDIASVLAEAQVKLVRRHPHVFANGKAVTVAKVIENWERIKEKEAAAKGRPKGLKRTGHGLPSLMRAEKLGEKARRRGMDWPNIHGVLEQVREELAEVEDALKRGDEKAAGMELGDMMLALANAPRFIAHNAEETLRRACEKFIDRFDALAELAKSKKLNLKRMKPREIEKLWQQVKRKRA
- the rpsT gene encoding 30S ribosomal protein S20, with translation MPHIPVHPSAQKRHRQNLKRAEQNRLVRSRARSAAKDAQVAIEGSDEAKARAQLKQATKVLYKAASSGTIHPNTASRKVARLSASLHRKFAKTAN
- a CDS encoding phospholipid carrier-dependent glycosyltransferase gives rise to the protein MLLENKEPSALARPWRSWLAILLGLIAFAAAAPPGPVTGNFAGLISGVILLAILSYAYATTVRPLSSDMVNAIAILVAIALVKLVLLNLFPGFRVDVGTYESWALQIADHGPAQTYQSGYFLDYPPGYLYMLWVCGLVAHAVNASGDVLDIIVKSPPLIADFALALAIYIYVKRGPRAQFAVLAMLMVALNPALLYDTIVWGQSDSILTLTTILTLIAILAERFELAWAVAALSVLIKPQGLMILPMLALWTMLETPFMTWVSSAAAFIGAFFIGIAPFQIGHEWNWIIKLYTSTAAYYHETSVNAFNLMALIGGLRSNDGDTIGGVSYFALGMSLLIPLYAYIAWIVARTRNAERLFYAAFIAVFGFFMVAPRMHERYVIPAVVLAIPLALESTEMMIVFGLVTVTGCFNLAYVLHTLTTVVFLNGRDGLAMFASVLNVIALGIAVYYGVTLLQAKGGAQEGALLQALRRMGEKAREKAALEVSDNAEPSAPLEWLRVDTIVTAAMLVVAGFTRFWRLATPPEIVFDEVHFVAQARHYLRSESFLDPHPPLAKMVIALGIYLFGDHSWGWRVGNATLGTLLVGITYLLVRRMSRSRLAAGLAALFIMIDGLYLVDSRIGVIDIVYLTCAAFAYWLFFVFVDTSDPRARRRLLIGIGIALGLCLGSKLYIPAITFLLVTGFLIYVVWRDYAAPARESIEDSTIRRTARDSRLAGTLAIVGGVATIAYLATFTLHFTEGYWSGIEDLFHYYGQVIWYENSVSTATHPYSSPWWSWPLMLRPIAYWQNFPASGPVVATIWGGGNPLIWWGALTGITITAVHAIERPSLARWFLVIGYLSYIVIWIPIGRTLFLYHYMASVYLGYVALALVLAGCWEGRGDPFEHSALMLTMFAALLLGLGYIAGMLSALAIVGIYVYLLIYTDYAGKYVAALFVAGAVVLFIYFYPVWTGMPIERSGYYTRMWLQQSGLRNWI
- a CDS encoding cyclase family protein, translated to MRIIDIGVPLEAAPVAPWTYRFKRVEHDEGARAMLKLFKGSAVGDYPESMGLGWETITLTGHAGNHIDAPWHFGPLCEGRPARTIDQIPLEWCYGPGVRLDFRHRQGEDITIEDIERELEHIDYRLKPLDIVLLWTGADEFIEDVHEYTRRQAGLSVEGQHYLLDHGVKLIGIDGIAMDVSFATMQRAFREGQPDPFFPAHFVGRAREHLHMEKLANLGAIPYPHGFIVSALPIKITGASAGWVRPVAIVED